A region of the Plasmodium vinckei vinckei genome assembly, chromosome: PVVCY_11 genome:
CcgagaaataataaatattgatttaacaaaaaaattaataattatatttgtaatatCAGAATTAATATTAAGTTTATGCAACGTTATAGAATTATCATATTATGAGCATGAGGGAGCACCTAATGATTTTATTGTAATTATATGGTTGATTAgatctatatatttgtttacaataacatttatatggcttttattaaaaacaaaattaaaagaatataaagaTAATTCAAGTAAAATGATGTGGactacatttattttgaatatatttttatcatcttGGGGTATTATTATGATAGATCTTGCTTGCATACATTATAGTAATTTAGTTGGGAACTCACGTGAAAGAtcgatattttttatgaaagaCGCAACagaattaataatttctaTGCAACTAAtatttgttaaaaatatgttatttaaacataaattttttttctttgtatttttttttgttttctttatatattcattttataaattgttTGTTATACATGTATCTCAATTAAGAATATGCTGTAGTATACTATTAATTCTTtccataaatattttatacttttGGTATTCAGAATATCTAGATAGAAcacaatatattataaaaagaaaaagaaatagaaTGGAAAAAACTTCACATGATTTCTTAACAAGAATTTTACCAAGACAAGTCTTAGAGGAATatcaaaatgataatttacAATTGACGTATAAGCATGAAAAAattgcatttttatttgcgGATATTGTAGGATTTACAAAATGGAGTAAAACAGCAGCCccaaaaaatgttttaaaattattacaaaaacTTATATCCAAAATTGATAAAGATACAATAAAGTTAGGATTGTATAAACTTTTTACAATTGGCGATGCATATGTAGCTACTAGCCAACCAAATGCATCAATAACTGATCAAACAGAAGCAGCTGATGGAATAATAagcatttttaaattagcAAAGCTTATATtgcataatattaatactattaaaatacaatttaaTAAACATGACTTCAATATGAGAATAGGGTTGCACTATGGCTCATGTGTTGGAGGAATTATAGGATCAGTAAGAATACGATATGATATGTGGGGTTTGGATGTATTAATAGCAAATCAGATTGAATCCAATGGTATACCTGGTGAAATTGTATGTTCAGagcaatttaaaaattttttcttgGAAACCGAACCAAATGCGTAAGTTTAATGagatgtaaatatatagactTGAGCACATAtggtttttatttttaaaaatattttttcatgcATATTTCCATTTCCTGCCACAATAAGTTGTATATGCTTTTCAGTGTGTATGATCTTATTTTATGCATAACTTTGCATCGAaggtttcattttttaaatacacTAAGATCAATAATGTGAATTTTGTATTATGGCAATATCCACTTTTATTCTTTatacatgtatatttttattccttaggaaattaaatttttggCATTATAAAACGATATCGATAAACGATAAAGAcatcaaaatatatgttgtagaggataaaaattatgaggAAAATTATGATCCAAAAGTTATAAACTACGAGACATTATTGAAGCTTCGAGAAAAAACTAAAGAAAATGAGTAATTTCATTGATATATTACATAACATATTCACCGGTGTGGGGAAGGAAAAcgcatatatttgtttagtaacattgttttttctttttttattgctttgcattcatttatttataagtgtaaaaaaagtatattaaaaatattcaaaaatgtTTGAGAACAATGtgtttgtataaaaatatcaaaaacaaatatacaCAGCCGCAATTTCACAAAAGTGATACcgctttaaaaaaaaaatataaaataaatctttaaaatattaaaaataataaaacaatttcCATATGCATAACTAATcctaaacatatatataattaattttgtttgatATTTGCATagctatatataaaaatgtatacataaaataacGATACAAATGTCTTGCAGAATGCAGTggcattaaaaaataaaataatgaaaagaatggaattaataataaacataaaaataaaaaaaaataatgcatatataaacgttatatttgtaaatgttgttattattccaacacataatattttaatcactattttataagctttaccaaaaaattaaaaataataaaataatttatggaATACTAAAATGAGTAACATCAATaaaaaactataaaaaaCGAAACTATCGCAAAAAGTAGGCtcaaaaaatggaataatCCATTGTTTTGTAAAAGACAATTTCGCAATTCATACACcctatatatgtatagcataggtgtattttttaaaaattaataaatttagaaAGTCTAATGCTATGACAATATTGGGTAAAATAACtacttaaaaataatcaaaatacCAGCATTgacatttttatgaattctTTGGTGTACccctaaaaaatatttatgccatatatatttacatggGTGCGTACTTATAGTGGTATCAACCATGTAAAAAGCTGAATAGTATCTCTATACAATATGATCATTTTTTCCGTGgtgtttctttttcattttccttatctttttttcttttttttttatttaaatttgaatcatcatcattttcttcatcttcGCTTTTTTCATTAGTTTTTTGACTTTCTTCCGTTTGATCATTTTCTGCGATTTCgcaattttcaaaatttggAAGCTgattcaaatttatttgatcGTGGGGCGAAGACATATCATTAAGTTCATATCCAATATTactgttatttttttctttattactACTATCATCTTTATTGGCATCATTACTATTGTTTCCATCGAGATAATTTCTTAGTTTACTagttaaattattattaatactaCTAGTTggtaaaattaaatttctatcaaataaatcaaaCGCACCAGAGGTATTTCCTTTTTCCAAATTCACACtttgattattttctgTTGCCtcatttaaaattgtattattattattcacaATATCAGAATAATTTATAGATTTATTACCAGGATCTAAACTTAATGCTTCTAATgttgtattaaaaaaaaacatatctTGTGATAGCAAATTATCTttgttacaaaaaaataaaagagaattatttaaattctCATTACTAGGTTTATGTATTGTTgagttttttaaattttcgttattattatcattgtCAATAATATGTTCGTTTGCTTCTTTATCACCGTCATTGTTTATGTTACTATTGTTTTTATCACTATTTAATTTACCGtcgttatttttttgaattatttcaggatttaatattttgtttgataaatatatttcattaaatcGAATGGGATCGATATCATTTAAAGCATTTGAAATCATTTCGttaaaatttgaataaGTATTTGGaagcatatttattttatctatatcattaatatttcttataaaaaaactacTTAAATATTGATTATTTCCATAATTCCCCATACCTATTGAAAAAGgtagtttattttttgagtGGCTTTCGGATTTTTTACTGATCAAAGGAGCATTATCATTATCGTCACTGTCAGATATGCATATAACTTCACATCcatctaaaaaaaaaaaaagactcTATGTTTAATTATCCacaaataagtatatatataatgtggatatatatagcatttttttttctgttaAAAATCATGAATAatcattataataataattagaAATGTGCAAAAGGCAGAGATAAAAGCATAGAGAAGCCtcaaaattttatacattgttaataaaaaattattaattaatatacatatatttttatttttaagtaaatatatcattttgcTCATACAATTTaggaataaatatttttttcattatttgatCTTTTATATCTTATTAGTATGCGGATATGtacattaatatttatataaatattggtacataaatatataattttatgcGCTTTCTTCTCTTTTTCGCATACATTATAAATAACGGCTAGTCTTTATTAATAcgattaaaaattttataattctaaaaaaaaattgtattaaaGGAGACGTTTTAGAGCAAAGAAATGTTTGGGTTATATTTCGTatagattttttttagtagaAGAATCGTGCAGATATAAACATGTGCTCATATTGCATATATGGTCACatgtctatatatataaagatgcACATTCCTTGgattgtatataattagGTGCTTCTATATGCATGTGTGCCTAaatgcataaataatatatgaatacaAAGCTactgaaaaattaatatgtaGTTTACCTTGTACATTATTGAGGTTTGTTTTTTCGATGCGATTGTGATTGCGATTCGTAATCTCATTATTTTCTGCATCTGATTCTGAATCAGAAtctaaaataataatttcattCGTATTGATGTTTTCTTTTccatcattatttatattattatctgcATAAAAATGAAGCATATAGAAAGAAATGAAAaggtttataaaaaaatatatccaaAGTGAAACAAATTTATGGAATTTCGAAATTATATAAGCATATTGTCAAGAAAATGCAATTAATACAtcgaatatatatttatatgcttGTATGCATGTTCGCCTATtggataatataataaataccTATACTTTGTTCGGTTTTAATTTCAAGTCCAATCTTTTGTAAATTTGCTAAATCAGCATCATCAACacttttcaaaattttggattcagaattattatgattAAATATGATTTCACCCATTTTGTTAAGCTCTACTTCTTTAATGTCTTTAGGAACTTGtgacaaaatatatgtaataaaagTATCGATTACTAGATGTTTTGgtcttaaaaaaaatgagcaTACTGGGCATTTCCATCTATTATTAAAagcttttgtttttttggTTATATCAATAAATGATTTTAAATCAAAACATTGAATATGAGAACATTTAACACCTCGACAAGGTATTAATATTCTATCTAATGAAAAAGGGCAATTCAAACTTATTTTTCTATTGACTTCCATACACATTACTTCATCATCGTCATGCTTTATTGacaaaatatgaattattctattttttgCTTCTTTAAAACTTAAAGAgctatttaatataatattttctataataCTTTGTTCTGTTTctattttacataataaaaaagcaaGAACAAATAATTTCGGTGGATCAtaatttgtaatatttatatctatattattatttccagCGTGCAGTACATGAGTAATTTTAAGAGGGCTATCCCTTCTTTTATGTTCCCATGATggttcaaatattttttctataacaTTGCCATTAacttttaaagaaaaagttTTGGGCCATTCTTGTTTTACAGAAACAGTGCCACTTAAATCGGTTTTATCAGCatgtatacaaaatattataacttctttattttcatttttccaactttttatatcacTTGCGTTaatcattaatttttcagagtttgtatttaaacttttcatccataatatttgtttaagAGGATAAAATGGGTCCATGTCTTTTAATCGGCATGCTacacataatattttataatcttgcatatttttacttatacatgaattttgtatatagcAACTAATGTGTTGCGGCTTTTCACATTCTATGCATTTTACTACACAATTTTTacttaaaacatttttgaCCATTCCTCCACATATACATGAAGAAAATTCGTTGCTCtcttcatatattttcactaaaaagaaaaaagacataaaaaaatttagaaattttacatattatagTTAAACAAGttatacattatttttttattattttaaatccTCAAAGATGTACAATAAATCATCACAGTATCTAGACATATACACATGGATACTGTTGTGAGAAAACATGAgcacatataaatatactatttttaaatagcacaaaaatatgattgTACCTTTTCCCTTTTTCGGGGCTTGAGaggaattttttttcaatgtATTTGTATCATGGATTTCGTGATTATTTGTATCACTATTAATGGataatacattattatttttattattattcacagaagaattattactattattatttgatttattattattggatgcttcattattattatcactaTTTGAAGCTTTGTTATTTTGCTTCTTTCCTTTATTTGATTCAAATATAGATGGTTTCGTCGctaatataaattcatatatttgcTCTTCTCTCTCAATATCTGTTATACATTCTAAAATTCGTTCAATAATTGCTACTTTTTTACCATTTTGTGGTAAAAGAAACTTCCGGCATAATTGATTAAGGTCGTATACTCTCAATTTATTTAAGCTGtaacaaaaaattcaaaGGATAATGAAATCAGTTATGAGTATATATGTATCACGAAAAAAGGAGGACAATGCAACGCGTTTATGAATTATAcgctaaaaaaaataacaaagaaagtatgaattaaaattacCAGTCAGCCAAACTTGCATTGCTAACATTATACGACATTGTTACtgatatacatataagTCTTATTTagcatatgtatatttatttatattctttttattttttatgtccCTTTTTTGGATAATTgtctttaaatttaataatgttttCCCTATTCCCATAAAATTcgtctttttatatttaacttCAATTCTTTACATTAAGgaataattatttctatttaaATTTCCAAAATAGCATCATTAATTACCTTTTGCTCGTGTGTGTTAAAAACATTAATTAAAAGTTTAACATAAtgaaagataaaaatatagttatATAATACACATCCACATTAACTTCCATAtatgatatttatatggtatgtgttttacatataaaataattggCACGTAAAACTACTgataa
Encoded here:
- a CDS encoding E3 SUMO-protein ligase PIAS, putative yields the protein MSYNVSNASLADCLNKLRVYDLNQLCRKFLLPQNGKKVAIIERILECITDIEREEQIYEFILATKPSIFESNKGKKQNNKASNSDNNNEASNNNKSNNNSNNSSVNNNKNNNVLSINSDTNNHEIHDTNTLKKNSSQAPKKGKVKIYEESNEFSSCICGGMVKNVLSKNCVVKCIECEKPQHISCYIQNSCISKNMQDYKILCVACRLKDMDPFYPLKQILWMKSLNTNSEKLMINASDIKSWKNENKEVIIFCIHADKTDLSGTVSVKQEWPKTFSLKVNGNVIEKIFEPSWEHKRRDSPLKITHVLHAGNNNIDINITNYDPPKLFVLAFLLCKIETEQSIIENIILNSSLSFKEAKNRIIHILSIKHDDDEVMCMEVNRKISLNCPFSLDRILIPCRGVKCSHIQCFDLKSFIDITKKTKAFNNRWKCPVCSFFLRPKHLVIDTFITYILSQVPKDIKEVELNKMGEIIFNHNNSESKILKSVDDADLANLQKIGLEIKTEQSIDNNINNDGKENINTNEIIILDSDSESDAENNEITNRNHNRIEKTNLNNVQDGCEVICISDSDDNDNAPLISKKSESHSKNKLPFSIGMGNYGNNQYLSSFFIRNINDIDKINMLPNTYSNFNEMISNALNDIDPIRFNEIYLSNKILNPEIIQKNNDGKLNSDKNNSNINNDGDKEANEHIIDNDNNNENLKNSTIHKPSNENLNNSLLFFCNKDNLLSQDMFFFNTTLEALSLDPGNKSINYSDIVNNNNTILNEATENNQSVNLEKGNTSGAFDLFDRNLILPTSSINNNLTSKLRNYLDGNNSNDANKDDSSNKEKNNSNIGYELNDMSSPHDQINLNQLPNFENCEIAENDQTEESQKTNEKSEDEENDDDSNLNKKKRKKDKENEKETPRKK